The Eremothecium cymbalariae DBVPG#7215 chromosome 8, complete sequence genome has a window encoding:
- the DCP2 gene encoding decapping enzyme complex catalytic subunit (similar to Ashbya gossypii ACR270W) — protein sequence MSLPLRYPLDSVSFERALEDLIVRFIINVPPEDLATVERELFHFEEAQWFYTDFIKLTNPHLPNLRIKTFASYVISMCPLIWKWQDVNPDEALQKFSKYKKSIPVRGAAIFNENLNKILLVKGTESDSWSFPRGKISKDEDDVDCCIREVMEEIGFDLTSYIDEDQYVERNIGGKNYKIYLVKGVPQDFPFKPQVRNEIEKIEWQDFWKLSRSIHKSTSSRYYLMSSMLKPLSLWVKKQKQIQNEEQLKQYAEEQLKLLLGIGTSQDNSDPGRDLLNMLQSSVWQKKPIKLPDEESQTSMSTTSAPATVVAPSTANSQNILQPAATAFYGGYAFQFPQNPLPGMQTLNPFPFANTFPQSISSPASYSIVPQQQQQQQQQQHALHHANSPQQQPKQQQELHPNLQLQNSLPVLQSPQTPVVKPTVLEETSNNSKQLLELLKNQKKPDLEPELEPEEESSAKTLLKILKNSPKELSNRAHKTSSFTKNGPATRIERSVSEQSSDSTNAAGYRVTKQKSISLYSPRSSFSDATSPDEVADQYENFESSSEEEDLQEDGEDDEDDEDDEDREDKVVYFNKKQQDSTTVMEINSSKSELYPLDGFSHADNSENLSTRSLQSDAPDRSKIKPKFKLLKRGEKLANNNCDNNTKPVETNFIQFKDQKEPESESQQSNASSNEFLSILRKSRIQNQSHLSASESTHGLMPKTYNSNSAQFNNPLFGANQLKSEEDISNDRSSFSKEKNTNELLSLLKRPQFHLSEPQVPVISPSTNASSENPSFYAHLPYVVQSSKCEQFSSPQPPSQTYSPSCSAVSQKNSKDLLTLLQKPKSESQTQSSQSMSVTPSPTLSPAQELLGLLKK from the coding sequence ATGTCGTTACCGCTTCGATACCCACTGGATTCGGTGTCGTTTGAACGGGCACTGGAAGACTTGATTGTcaggtttattattaatgtGCCACCGGAGGATCTAGCGACAGTTGAGAGGGAGTTATTTCATTTTGAGGAGGCTCAGTGGTTTTATACTGATTTTATTAAGTTGACAAATCCACATTTGCCTAATTTGAGGATTAAAACTTTTGCATCGTATGTAATTTCGATGTGTCCGTTAATTTGGAAGTGGCAGGATGTGAATCCGGATGAAGCTTTACAGAAATTTTCCAAGTATAAGAAGTCTATTCCGGTGAGGGGGGCTGCGATTTTCAATGAGAATCTGAACAAGATTCTATTGGTGAAGGGGACGGAGTCTGACTCTTGGTCGTTTCCCCGGGGAAAGATTTCTaaggatgaggatgatgtGGATTGTTGTATTAGGGAGGTTATGGAGGAGATTGGGTTTGATTTGACGAGTTATATTGACGAGGATCAGTATGTGGAGCGTAATATTGGGGGTAAGAATTACAAGATTTATCTTGTGAAGGGTGTTCCGCAAGACTTCCCATTCAAGCCTCAAGTAAGGAATgagattgaaaagattgAGTGGCAGGACTTCTGGAAGCTGTCACGTTCTATCCATAAGTCCACGAGCAGCAGATACTATTTAATGAGTTCGATGCTTAAGCCTCTTTCTTTGTGGGtgaagaagcagaagcagattCAGAATGAGGAGCAGTTGAAACAGTATGCGGAGGAGCAGTTGAAGTTACTTCTGGGTATTGGGACTTCGCAAGATAATTCAGACCCGGGGAGAGACTTACTCAACATGTTACAGTCGTCTGTGTGGCAGAAGAAGCCAATAAAGTTGCCGGATGAAGAGTCTCAGACGTCCATGTCTACTACGTCTGCGCCTGCAACTGTGGTTGCGCCATCTACTGCAAATAGTCAGAACATATTACAGCCTGCTGCAACCGCTTTCTATGGTGGTTACGCATTTCAGTTCCCACAGAATCCGCTTCCTGGAATGCAGACATTGAACCCATTCCCATTTGCTAATACTTTCCCCCAGAGTATTTCGTCTCCTGCTTCGTATTCCATTGTTCcgcaacagcaacagcaacagcaacagcaacagcatGCTTTACATCATGCAAATTcaccacaacaacaaccaaaacaacaacaggaACTGCACCCCAACCTACAATTACAGAATTCACTGCCAGTGTTACAATCCCCTCAAACACCGGTTGTAAAACCAACCGTTCTGGAAGAAACGAGCAATAATTCGAAACAGCTATTAgagcttttgaagaatcaGAAAAAACCTGATCTGGAGCCGGAGCTGGAACCTGAGGAAGAAAGTTCTGCCAAAACGCTGTTAAAAATTCTCAAAAACTCTCCCAAGGAACTATCGAACCGTGCTCATAAGACTAGttcttttacaaaaaatggaCCCGCCACTCGAATAGAACGCTCTGTATCCGAGCAGTCATCTGACAGTACAAATGCAGCAGGCTATAGGGTAACGAAGCAAAAAAGCATTTCCTTGTACTCTCCAAGGTCTTCATTCTCTGACGCTACGTCACCAGACGAAGTTGCTGATCAGtatgaaaattttgaaagcaGTTCCGAAGAGGAGGATCTGCAAGAAGACGgggaagatgatgaagatgatgaagatgatgaagatagaGAAGACAAAGTAGTGTATTTTAACAAGAAGCAGCAAGACAGCACCACGGTTATGGaaataaattcatcaaaatctgAACTCTATCCCTTGGATGGGTTTTCACACGCAGATAATAGTGAGAATTTATCCACTAGGTCCTTACAAAGTGATGCACCTGATAGATCGAAAATAAAGCCAAAGTTTAAATTACTGAAGCGTGGCGAGAAGCTCGCAAATAATAATTGCGATAATAATACCAAACCTGTAGAGACCAATTTTATACAATTTAAAGATCAAAAGGAACCGGAATCAGAATCCCAACAATCGAATGCATCAAGCAATGAATTCCTCTCTATTCTACGCAAGTCTAggattcaaaatcaatcaCATCTTTCAGCGTCTGAATCAACGCATGGGTTAATGCCCAAGACATATAACTCCAATTCTGCGCAGTTTAATAATCCCTTGTTTGGTGCTAACCAGTTGAAATCCGAAGAAGACATATCGAATGACCGAAgctcattttcaaaagaaaagaacaCCAATGAATTGTTAAGCCTTTTGAAACGTCCGCAATTTCATCTAAGCGAGCCACAGGTTCCTGTGATTTCGCCATCAACCAATGCTTCGTCGGAGAACCCAAGCTTTTATGCTCACTTACCATACGTTGTACAGTCATCTAAATGTGAACAGTTTTCGTCACCTCAACCACCATCGCAGACATATTCACCAAGTTGCTCTGCGGTTTCACAGAAAAACTCTAAAGATCTCTTAACTCTGCTCCAGAAACCAAAATCCGAATCACAAACCCAGTCTTCGCAATCAATGTCTGTGACTCCTTCACCAACTCTATCACCTGCACAAGAATTACTGGGcttattgaaaaagtgA
- the NCS2 gene encoding Ncs2p (similar to Ashbya gossypii ACR271C) — protein sequence MAEVQLCRRCKQNVASVVSRQDSFCNECFVRFVSLKPRKQLVLDGYYQDIFKVLYADKQRSAEEADSENGRSTVLVPLSLGSSSLAMLHILDRVLAEQKEMHRGKVGFRVHVLVCYFAGELYDMVYRLNRLKQEKLSDNLDCISFSLLDVNQFFTHADEMHSILLDYEDYTAKCVEHRSTYSLTDLLSVCPNKSSCEDVIGMVRTHLIKSYACQRGMKAILWGHSMTRVADEIISLVVKGRGSEIATKLNTTDMDSEFGSTFKNLYPLKDVLLSEVDAYCHISGLGPYIYNYDLQDTLLITKLYEHGDNPKPVKMAKNLTINELVRQYFDSIESDYSNVISTVVKTGGKFDKPVNMLSEDSRCILCHSNVHVDGPSWLKAITVNKGHPVETQEEEELLQMWESQLGEQSANLNLKAQIWCAGKDAQLCYGCIVILNGFKNRNIIWPATGEQELAEILEEFVLTDNDEG from the coding sequence ATGGCAGAGGTTCAGTTGTGCCGAAGGTGCAAACAAAACGTGGCATCGGTAGTTTCTAGACAGGATAGTTTCTGCAATGAATGCTTTGTTAGGTTTGTCTCATTGAAACCCCGCAAGCAGTTGGTTCTGGATGGGTACTATCaggatatttttaaagtaTTATATGCTGATAAGCAGCGATCTGCGGAGGAGGCAGATTCAGAAAATGGTCGTTCTACCGTTTTGGTTCCTTTGTCTCTTGGTTCGTCGTCGCTGGCAATGCTGCATATCTTGGATAGGGTTCTGGCAGAGCAAAAGGAGATGCATCGTGGAAAGGTGGGGTTTAGGGTTCATGTTTTGGTTTGTTATTTTGCCGGGGAATTGTATGATATGGTGTATAGGTTGAATAGGCTGAAGCAGGAGAAGCTGAGCGATAATCTGGATTGCATCAGTTTTTCCTTACTAGATGTAAATCAGTTTTTCACTCATGCTGATGAAATGCATTCAATTCTGTTAGACTACGAAGATTATACTGCGAAATGTGTGGAGCATCGATCTACTTACTCCTTGACGGACCTTTTGAGCGTATGCCCGAATAAGTCTTCTTGCGAAGATGTTATCGGTATGGTTAGGACGCATCTAATAAAGTCGTATGCCTGCCAAAGGGGAATGAAGGCTATTTTGTGGGGTCATTCGATGACCAGGGTTGCCGATGAGATCATCTCACTAGTTGTTAAGGGACGAGGTTCAGAAATCGCTACGAAGCTGAATACTACCGATATGGATTCGGAATTTGGCTCTACGTTTAAAAATCTTTATCCATTAAAGGATGTTCTTCTTTCAGAGGTAGATGCTTATTGCCATATATCTGGTTTAGgcccatatatatacaactATGATCTGCAAGACACTCTACTTATTACTAAGCTATATGAACACGGTGACAACCCCAAACCAGTTAAAATGGCAAAAAATTTGACAATTAATGAATTGGTGAggcaatattttgattcGATTGAGAGTGATTACTCGAATGTGATTTCCACTGTTGTGAAAACGGGTGGGAAGTTTGATAAACCTGTAAATATGCTGTCAGAAGATAGCCGCTGTATATTGTGCCACAGCAATGTTCATGTAGACGGACCATCTTGGTTGAAGGCTATCACGGTGAATAAAGGCCATCCGGTAGAAAcacaagaagaagaggaattgTTACAAATGTGGGAAAGCCAACTGGGTGAGCAATCTGCtaatttaaatttaaaagcGCAAATATGGTGCGCCGGTAAGGATGCGCAGTTGTGTTATGGATGCattgttattttaaatggttttaaaaatagaAACATAATTTGGCCAGCCACAGGGGAACAAGAACTGGCTGAAatattggaagaatttGTACTTACTGATAATGATGAGGGCTAA